The segment GGTGGGGAATTTCCCCGGCCAGCTGTTCGTGACAGGGTTCTTCGATAACCAGCTCAGCAATTCCATTGGCGTGCCGGTCCATATTAACGGGGATACCTATGCCTTGTTCATGCGTCCGGATGCTCAGGTGCAGTTCGGGGAGCTGCGGATCTTTTTCGGCGTGCTGATCGTGGTTATTATTCTGCTGAGTCTGGGGTTTGTGCTGATCAGCGCATTGCATGTGGTGAAACCGATCACCCGGCTGACCGAGGCCACGCTCCTAATCTCCAAGGGCCGCTACGACATTAAGCTGTACACCGCACGCCGCGACGAGATCGGCCAACTGGCTTCCCACTTCATGACGATGAGCCGCGAGCTGGAACGTACGAACCGGGCAAGACAGGAGTTTGTCGCCAATGTCTCGCATGAGATTGAGTCGCCGCTAACCTCTATTCAGGGCTTCGCCCATGCGTTACAGGATGGCACCCTGCCTGAAGCCCAGCGCCAAGAGTATCTGTCAATTATCGGCGATGAGAGCCGGCGGTTATCTATGCTCAGCATGCAGCTGCTCACCTTGTCCTCGCTGGATTATGACGAGCATGCCCTGCAGAAAAGAAGCTTTGATCTGCGCGCCCAGCTGCGCCAGGTGATTCAGATTATGGAATGGCATCTTACGGAGAAGGAGCTGGCGGTGCGGCTGCATGCCGGAGACATCACGCTTACGGGCGATTCCAATCTGCTCTATCAGGTATGGATGAATCTGGTGACGAATGCGGTCAAATACACCCCGGCGGGCGGGACCCTCAGTATCGCAGCCCATGTGGAGGGCCAGCAATGTATTGTAACAGTGACCGACAACGGGGCGGGCATTCCGGCGGAGCAGCTGCCGATGATCTTCGACCGGTTCTACAAGGTGGACCAGTCGCGCTCCCGTGAGCCAGGCAGCAGCGGGCTGGGGCTGGCCATCGCCCAAAAGATCGTTCAGGCGCATAACGGAACCATCGAGGTAACCAGCACAGTAGGGGAAGGAACTACGTTCACTGTCACTCTGCCCTGCCACCCTGCCGCTATATAGGTTGAACTAATATTTAGAGTTAAAGGAAAAGTGGCGGAGGGGAATTATGGAACTGTAGGAGCGGAAGCGACCGCCTATGTATTTGAATTTCTACCGCGAAGAGCGGTTCAATTAGGAAATTCAAATTGGGCAGCGGCCGGAAGTCCAAAACTTCTCTGGAGTCACGGCATTCCCAAAACATAATACCGTTTAGTTCAATCTATATAGTGTAATTCTTTATTCATACTCCGTTCATCTTCACTCTCTAAACTGTGGATATACAGATTAGAAGGAGTGGTTATATGTTCTTGGCAATTCGGGAGATGAGGCACTCCAAAGCACGCTACAGTCTCATTATGGTGATTATGCTGCTGGTCTCGTTCCTGGTGCTGTTCGTCACCGGCCTGGCTAGAGGTCTTGCTTATGCCAATATTTCGGCGCTGAAAAATATGCCCGCCAATTACTTCGCCGTGCAGAGCGATGCGGATCATACCTTCAGGCGTTCACAGTTAACGGATACGGAGCTTGCGGCTGCCCGGTCAGTAGCCGGAGAGGCGAACGCGACTCCGCTGGGGGTACAGACCAGTACAATTACAGCTGCCGGTGCGGATGTTAAGGCGGATATTACTTTTTTTGCCGTAGATATGACGGGCATGCTAGCTCCTGAAGTAACGGAAGGCGCCGGATTCACCAATGAGGTTCAAGGCAGCGCGGTTGCAGACTCCAAGCTGGAACAGTCCGGTGTTACCATTGGCAGTACGATCCGTGATCAGGCTTCCGGCATGAGCTGGACGGTTACCGGCTTCGTGAAGGACAGCTCCTACAGCCATACTCCGGTGGTCTATATCAATCAGCTGGACTGGCAGTCGATGAAGCAAGTAACGGTTCAGGGAGGCGGCGGTTCAGGCAATGCCAATGCCCCATACAATGTTATGGCGCTGGATGTAACGGCGGCTCAAGCTGCGCAGATTGCGGATCAGCAGCAGTCCATAGAGGTAATTACACAAAAGCAGGCGATCGCCAGTGTTCCCGGTTATTCCGCCGAGCAGAATTCGCTGCTGATGATGATTGTGTTCCTGTTCGTGATTGCTGCGGTAGTTCTTGCTGTATTCTTCTATGTCATTACGATCCAGAAGACCAGCCAATTCGGTATCCTGAAGGCGATGGGGACCAAGATGTCCTATCTGGCCTGGAGTGTAGTCGGTCAAGTAATGCTGCTGTCTGTCGCCAGTCTGGTGCTGGGCATTCTGCTTACGCTGGGGATGAATATGGGCCTGCCCGATTCGATGCCGTTTGAGCTGGACGGACAGACGATGGCGATGACCAGTCTGCTGTTCATAGGGATGTCCCTGCTGGGCTCGTTAATTTCGGTAGCAAGAGTAGCTAAGGTGGATGCCTTGGAAGCGATAGGGAGGACTGGAGCATGAGTGCGAAATTAGTGATGAAGCAGGTAACCAAGACTTACGGGGATGGGGACGGGGCGATGACCGTACTGAACCATCTGGACCTTACGGTGAACGAAGGCGAATTCATAGCAGTACTGGGGCCATCCGGCTCCGGGAAAAGCACGTTTCTCTCCGCAGCCGGTGCGCTGCTTACGCCCACCAGCGGAGAGATCCTCCTCGACGGCGAACCGCTGCGTGACAAGGACAAGAGGGCACTGACGGAGCTAAGGCTGAAAAAAATCGGCTTCATGTTCCAAAGTGCGCAGCTGCTGCCGTTCCTGAAGGTAGAGGAGCAGTTGCTTTATGTAGCGAAGCTGGCTAAGCTCAGCCCGAAGGAAGCGAAGGTGCGTGCTGCCTATCTGCTGAAGCGTCTGGAGATCTGGGAGCGCCGCAATCATTATCCCGAACAGCTGTCCGGGGGCGAGAAGCAGCGGGTGGCGATTGCCCGGGCATGGATGAACAAGCCGGCCATTCTGTTCGCAGACGAGCCTACAGCCAGCCTGGATTACAGCCGTGGCCGGGAAGTGGTACGGATGATAGCCGACGAGGTGCGGAGCGAAGGCAAGGCTGCTGTAATGGTTACTCATGACGAACGGATGCTGGACTGGTGCGACCGGGTGCTGCATCTGGAGGACGGCGTGCTGGTTGAAGCTTAGGGGGAGAGATGACCCTGGCACTCTAAGCCCCACAAGCCTAGCTTATTCACCTTCGCGGTACTAATTGTATTCGTTCCCGCATACATTCGGTCTATATGCCTGCTTGCGAGCACAATGTATGCTGTTTTCCACATACATTTGCTCCATGCCTGCTTGTGCACCGAATGTAAACTGTTTTCCACATACATTCTCCATATGCCGATGGCGTAAAGTAAGTTGTGTACCACAATTTGGAGCCTAGCCAGGCAACAAAAAAGTAGGGTATCCTCGGGTTTACCACAACACCAAGAAGGAGCCCTACTCGATGACTATTGTACCCGAACATATGCTAAATAATCTATTTGAAAAACTTGTTAAAGACTTCATGAAAGAGAATATGGAATCGCTCCTGCGTGCCGAAATCCAAGGGTTTATGGCGAGTGAAGAAGCCGGTGCCAGCAATAGCCGTAACGGATACTATACACGGGATCTGCACACGAGATACGGCCATATTGAGGATCTTCAGGTTCCCCGGGACCGCCAGGGTCTCTTTCAAACTCAGATGTTTGAACCGTACCAGCGGCGGGAGGGCTGGCTGGAGGAGGCGGTGATCCAGATGTATAAATCCGGCATGGGTACCCGGGACGTGGCCCGATTTATTGAAAGCATGTTCGGCAGCCATTACTCGCCCACCACCATCAGTAACATCACCGCTACGGTGCTGGAGGACATTCACCAGTGGCAGAAACGTCCGCTGAGCAAGCGCTACTCTGTGATTTACCTGGATGGGCTGTACGTGAAGCTGAAACGGGGCACGGTCCGGGGTGAAGTCGTCTATTTTGCCATGGGAATCGACGAAGAAGGTCAGCGTCAAATCCTGGGGTTCTACGTGGGGGGTCAAGAGAGCTCGAATGGCTGGCGGGAGGTGCTCAAAGATCTGTACGCACGCGGGGCCCAGGAAGTGCTGCTGGGTGTATTTGATGGACTGCCGGGGCTAGATGCGGCCTTTAAAGAAACCTACCCGCAGGCGGATGTGCAGCATTGTGTGGTGCACAAAGTACGAGCCACGTTACCCAAAATCCGGGTGGAGCACAAAACCGATGTAATTAAAGCCCTGAAGACCGTGTATGATGCACCGGATGAGGTCGTGGCCCGGGCGAACTTTGACACGGTGAAAGCGAAGTGGAATGCGTTATACCCGAAGGAAATGCGGTCTTGGGAGGAGCAGCTTTCTACGTTACTGACGTTCTACAAGTACCCGGAACCGATGCGTAAAGCGATTTACACGTCCAATCCCATTGAGCGAATGAACAAGGAAATCCGCAAACGTCTGAAGCCGATGAACAGTCTGACCAACATGGATGCGGCAGAAAAAATCGTGTATCTGGAGATGTTAGGCTACAACGAAAGGTTTGGGCAGCGAGTGACCCCTGGCTTTGGGGTGGACACGGTGAAAAAGAAGCTCAGCCAGCTCTATGAAGCCCGCTACCCTTCGTTGCCGACAGCCGAAGAAGAGTAACTAAGGAATCCAGTTTCTGGGGGGCGGGGTTCCCCCTCCCCCCAGAAACACTACACCCCCAACCCGTAACCCCGGGGAGGTACTTCTACTCATTTACACAAACTGCTTGACGCTACCCATATGCCTGCTTGTGCACCGAATGTATGCTGTTTTTCACATACATTTGCTCCATATGCCTGCTTGTGCACCGAATGTATGCTGTTTTCCGCATACATTCGGTCTATATGCCTGCTTGCGAGCATAATGTATGCTGTTTTCCACATATATTCGTCCTTGTGGCTTCGCAGTTGAACAAAAACCTGAACCTTGGTCATACCCCTGTCAAGTAGACAGATGAAAAAAGCTAAGCAGCCAGCGCGTGTCGATACTCAATCGGCGCGCGCTGTTTCAGTTTCGCCTGAAAACGTTGGTAATTGTAAAAGTAGATATACTCCTCAACGGCTTGATGAATCTCTGCTTCTGACTTACACTGGTGAAGGTACAACTTTTCTGTCTTCAGATGCGAAAAGAAGGATTCGATGCAGGCGTTATCCAGGCAGGTTGCTTTGCGAGAGTGGCTGCCCTTGACGCTGAATGCCTCTAATCGTGTGTTGTACGCCTGAGACGTGTACTGAAAGCCTTGGTCCGAATGGAGCACGGCCTCAGACACGTCTCTTTTCCGTGTCCACTGTTCAACCGTATCCAAGACGAGGTTTACGTCGTTTCGCTCCGAGATCTGCCAAGCTACAATTTCATTGTTGAAGAGGTCCTGAATCGCAGACAGATAATAAAAACGGGTGCCGTCTGAGATATACGTAATGTCCGTTACTAGCTTCTGCTGAGGTGCTGTCGCATGAAACTTACGCTTTAATCGGTTCGGGTAGACCACGGAAGGAGTAGAGCCCGCACGACGCCTTTTCTTGCGAATGACAGACTGGATCGATAGCTCTTTCATGAGCCGCCATACCTTCTTGTGGTTGACGAGGTAGCCTGCCTCCCGCAGGGCTGCCTGCATTCGAGGGTACCCGAAATAGGGATGAACCAGGTGAATCGCCACCATATGCTCTTTCATGGCGTGCTCTTGCTCAT is part of the Paenibacillus sp. FSL M7-0420 genome and harbors:
- a CDS encoding ABC transporter ATP-binding protein — encoded protein: MSAKLVMKQVTKTYGDGDGAMTVLNHLDLTVNEGEFIAVLGPSGSGKSTFLSAAGALLTPTSGEILLDGEPLRDKDKRALTELRLKKIGFMFQSAQLLPFLKVEEQLLYVAKLAKLSPKEAKVRAAYLLKRLEIWERRNHYPEQLSGGEKQRVAIARAWMNKPAILFADEPTASLDYSRGREVVRMIADEVRSEGKAAVMVTHDERMLDWCDRVLHLEDGVLVEA
- a CDS encoding ABC transporter permease is translated as MFLAIREMRHSKARYSLIMVIMLLVSFLVLFVTGLARGLAYANISALKNMPANYFAVQSDADHTFRRSQLTDTELAAARSVAGEANATPLGVQTSTITAAGADVKADITFFAVDMTGMLAPEVTEGAGFTNEVQGSAVADSKLEQSGVTIGSTIRDQASGMSWTVTGFVKDSSYSHTPVVYINQLDWQSMKQVTVQGGGGSGNANAPYNVMALDVTAAQAAQIADQQQSIEVITQKQAIASVPGYSAEQNSLLMMIVFLFVIAAVVLAVFFYVITIQKTSQFGILKAMGTKMSYLAWSVVGQVMLLSVASLVLGILLTLGMNMGLPDSMPFELDGQTMAMTSLLFIGMSLLGSLISVARVAKVDALEAIGRTGA
- a CDS encoding IS256 family transposase, whose translation is MTIVPEHMLNNLFEKLVKDFMKENMESLLRAEIQGFMASEEAGASNSRNGYYTRDLHTRYGHIEDLQVPRDRQGLFQTQMFEPYQRREGWLEEAVIQMYKSGMGTRDVARFIESMFGSHYSPTTISNITATVLEDIHQWQKRPLSKRYSVIYLDGLYVKLKRGTVRGEVVYFAMGIDEEGQRQILGFYVGGQESSNGWREVLKDLYARGAQEVLLGVFDGLPGLDAAFKETYPQADVQHCVVHKVRATLPKIRVEHKTDVIKALKTVYDAPDEVVARANFDTVKAKWNALYPKEMRSWEEQLSTLLTFYKYPEPMRKAIYTSNPIERMNKEIRKRLKPMNSLTNMDAAEKIVYLEMLGYNERFGQRVTPGFGVDTVKKKLSQLYEARYPSLPTAEEE
- a CDS encoding sensor histidine kinase, whose product is MSIIFCSVIMISSVLGFLVSNLYYQSQIKPKNDAKLTRMAIGLQQFIEDHPDAVEEYLLSTASLGYKMYLVNAEGEERFYGLPFRKNDLKDEALRKVLDGEIYHGVGNFPGQLFVTGFFDNQLSNSIGVPVHINGDTYALFMRPDAQVQFGELRIFFGVLIVVIILLSLGFVLISALHVVKPITRLTEATLLISKGRYDIKLYTARRDEIGQLASHFMTMSRELERTNRARQEFVANVSHEIESPLTSIQGFAHALQDGTLPEAQRQEYLSIIGDESRRLSMLSMQLLTLSSLDYDEHALQKRSFDLRAQLRQVIQIMEWHLTEKELAVRLHAGDITLTGDSNLLYQVWMNLVTNAVKYTPAGGTLSIAAHVEGQQCIVTVTDNGAGIPAEQLPMIFDRFYKVDQSRSREPGSSGLGLAIAQKIVQAHNGTIEVTSTVGEGTTFTVTLPCHPAAI
- a CDS encoding IS3 family transposase, with the translated sequence MCQYRRRTRLLKGTGGLLKKAVSKSVKGGKLGLHDKYAVIEELRDQHGITRLLAIAEVSRANYYKWRGAEVRRMDAHEQEHAMKEHMVAIHLVHPYFGYPRMQAALREAGYLVNHKKVWRLMKELSIQSVIRKKRRRAGSTPSVVYPNRLKRKFHATAPQQKLVTDITYISDGTRFYYLSAIQDLFNNEIVAWQISERNDVNLVLDTVEQWTRKRDVSEAVLHSDQGFQYTSQAYNTRLEAFSVKGSHSRKATCLDNACIESFFSHLKTEKLYLHQCKSEAEIHQAVEEYIYFYNYQRFQAKLKQRAPIEYRHALAA